In a genomic window of Mesorhizobium sp. J428:
- a CDS encoding Mu transposase C-terminal domain-containing protein gives MSDRFPDEIDEALWDEACRRADALREFLRRNPDGTTAANVSGFAAEMDVSQATAYRLIKLFRVGGTVLSLVDRRRGRPVGHRALDEKREEIVSKTIKKLYLKRTRPTISQLVRDVQTNCITVGLKPPHRRTIVARVKDIDLQKRANRRGEQKIVKATTAVPGSFEVSRPLAVVQIDHTKADIFVVDEETRQPIGRPWLTLAMDVCSRMVTGFYLTMDAPSRLSTSMCLLHSVFDKSAWLREREITEPWPVAGLPDMVHVDNGADFRSRAFKRGCQDAGIAIEWRPPGEPRFGGHIERLIGTQMGRLHLLPGTTFSHEQELGAYDSKRHAALTLRELERYIALDIVGAYHQSIHSSLGRPPIAVWREHEGEIPLRFPQDRMRFWLTFLPEQERTLMPDGIHLFKLRYWSPALSADVGRSDRRLLVKYDPRDMARIFVRRPSGNFVEARYADVTLPSITLHEALTARRTLTCKGPSRSRHPRHRPHRRRAARIGPGGNQ, from the coding sequence ATGAGCGATCGGTTCCCTGATGAGATCGACGAAGCGCTTTGGGATGAAGCTTGCCGAAGGGCAGATGCGCTCCGTGAATTCCTGAGGCGCAATCCTGACGGCACGACCGCGGCAAACGTTTCGGGGTTCGCTGCCGAGATGGATGTGAGCCAGGCGACGGCCTACCGGCTGATCAAGCTGTTCCGCGTCGGTGGGACCGTTCTGTCTCTTGTCGATCGCAGGCGCGGACGTCCTGTGGGTCATCGTGCGCTGGACGAGAAACGGGAAGAGATCGTTAGCAAGACAATCAAAAAGCTCTACTTGAAGCGGACCCGACCGACGATCTCGCAGTTGGTGCGGGACGTGCAGACGAACTGTATTACGGTCGGGCTGAAGCCGCCACATCGCCGAACGATCGTCGCCCGCGTGAAGGACATCGACCTGCAGAAGCGCGCAAATCGGCGTGGCGAACAGAAAATCGTCAAGGCGACAACGGCCGTCCCCGGATCATTCGAGGTCTCCCGTCCCCTGGCAGTGGTCCAGATCGACCATACCAAGGCAGACATCTTTGTCGTTGACGAGGAGACGCGGCAGCCTATCGGACGGCCATGGCTGACGCTGGCTATGGATGTCTGCAGCCGGATGGTGACCGGCTTTTATCTCACGATGGATGCGCCGTCCCGCCTGTCCACCAGCATGTGCCTGCTACACTCCGTCTTCGACAAATCGGCATGGCTGCGGGAGCGCGAGATAACGGAGCCCTGGCCCGTCGCCGGTCTGCCGGACATGGTGCATGTTGACAATGGTGCCGACTTCCGAAGCCGGGCCTTCAAGCGAGGGTGCCAGGACGCGGGCATCGCGATCGAGTGGCGGCCACCCGGTGAGCCGCGTTTCGGCGGTCATATCGAGCGCCTGATCGGCACTCAGATGGGCAGGCTGCATCTCCTGCCCGGAACAACGTTCAGCCACGAACAGGAGTTGGGCGCCTATGACTCGAAGCGACATGCGGCACTGACTCTGAGGGAGCTCGAGCGCTACATCGCTCTCGACATTGTCGGCGCTTATCATCAATCGATCCACAGCAGTCTGGGTCGACCGCCGATCGCGGTGTGGCGGGAGCACGAGGGCGAAATCCCGCTTCGGTTCCCGCAAGATCGAATGCGCTTCTGGCTGACGTTCCTGCCGGAGCAGGAGCGGACGTTGATGCCTGACGGGATTCATCTGTTCAAACTGCGCTACTGGTCGCCGGCATTGAGCGCCGACGTCGGACGTTCTGACCGGCGCCTACTCGTAAAATACGATCCGCGCGACATGGCGCGCATCTTCGTCCGGCGGCCATCGGGAAACTTCGTCGAGGCCCGTTATGCCGACGTGACCCTGCCCTCGATAACGCTGCACGAGGCACTCACCGCCCGGCGTACCCTTACGTGCAAAGGGCCGTCGCGAAGTCGACACCCGCGCCATCGTCCACACCGCCGTCGCGCAGCGAGAATTGGTCCAGGCGGCAACCAATAA
- a CDS encoding ISL3 family transposase — MRTKSKWSPGPGVNVLGISLQNDGKWAVSAVAKPVGTCPDCCMRSRHRHGWRKRTLQDLSVQGQVVNVQLTLSRWQCRHRECQRRTFTDRLPDIAAPYTRRTARMAAIVDLVGYSMGGRPAEHLMGRLGMPVSDDTILRQIKRRASVSIQDAVRVVGIDDWSWRRSTRYGTIMVDLERRAVVDILDDRSVASAKAWLQARPSIEVVSRDRCGLYAQASREGAPQARQVADRFHLVQNLRAAIKEQMSLCGHANVRPILSEDAIASTTAQHRRARLAHRQSRQEIFEMLHALRQQGLTYSEIARRTGFERRSVTNWLTSSAPRDRNRAALNPTSPLYFEAFLAECWKDGNRLGRHLFHDLKNRGYTGSRSNLERLLQVWRQAENVRSEVTLPEVKVSEPVRDPDTGHVISADAVAALCIKPRGLLTNRQARRVDALKQGSEAFRVMRGLAMRFNGILRSRNPDALDKWIDDAIETELTAIMRFASVLRRDIDAVKNAIELPWSNGQAEGQINRLKTLKRAMYGRAGPELMRARMLPLNHTK; from the coding sequence ATGCGCACGAAATCGAAATGGTCACCCGGCCCAGGGGTCAATGTTCTGGGCATCTCACTCCAAAACGACGGCAAATGGGCCGTTTCCGCGGTCGCGAAGCCAGTCGGAACGTGTCCGGATTGCTGTATGCGAAGTCGTCATCGGCACGGTTGGCGCAAGCGCACTCTTCAAGACCTTTCGGTTCAGGGGCAGGTGGTGAACGTTCAGCTCACCCTGAGCCGGTGGCAATGCAGACACCGGGAATGTCAGCGGCGAACCTTCACTGACCGATTGCCTGATATCGCTGCACCCTACACGCGGCGTACCGCTCGGATGGCCGCGATTGTAGACTTGGTGGGTTACAGCATGGGTGGCCGCCCCGCGGAACATCTGATGGGTCGCCTTGGTATGCCTGTCAGCGATGACACGATCCTTCGCCAGATCAAACGAAGAGCTTCGGTCTCAATTCAGGATGCAGTGAGAGTCGTTGGCATCGATGATTGGAGTTGGCGTCGCTCCACACGATACGGCACGATCATGGTCGATCTCGAGCGTCGTGCAGTCGTTGATATTCTGGACGACCGCAGCGTTGCGAGCGCGAAAGCATGGCTGCAAGCACGTCCCTCTATTGAGGTCGTCAGTCGAGATCGTTGCGGTCTCTATGCCCAGGCTTCTCGAGAGGGCGCGCCGCAGGCCCGCCAGGTGGCGGATCGCTTTCATCTGGTTCAGAATCTCAGGGCGGCTATCAAGGAACAGATGAGCCTTTGCGGCCATGCCAACGTCAGACCGATACTGTCGGAAGACGCCATTGCCAGCACCACGGCTCAACACCGCCGTGCGCGCCTTGCCCATCGGCAGTCGCGCCAGGAAATATTCGAGATGCTGCATGCTCTACGCCAGCAGGGTCTCACCTACAGTGAGATTGCTAGACGCACGGGATTTGAGCGTCGGAGCGTCACCAACTGGCTAACATCAAGTGCACCCAGGGACAGAAATCGAGCGGCATTGAATCCGACATCCCCTTTGTATTTCGAAGCGTTCCTGGCTGAGTGCTGGAAGGATGGAAACCGCCTTGGGCGTCATCTTTTCCATGACCTCAAGAACCGGGGCTATACTGGAAGCCGTTCGAACCTGGAACGACTTTTGCAGGTGTGGCGACAAGCCGAAAACGTCCGCTCCGAGGTGACGCTGCCCGAGGTAAAGGTTTCAGAGCCTGTCCGTGATCCTGACACTGGCCATGTCATCTCTGCCGATGCCGTCGCTGCTTTGTGCATCAAGCCGCGCGGCCTGCTGACAAACCGCCAGGCAAGACGGGTCGATGCATTGAAGCAGGGCTCAGAAGCGTTCCGCGTGATGCGTGGCTTGGCAATGCGCTTTAACGGAATTCTGCGCAGCAGGAACCCTGATGCGCTGGATAAGTGGATCGACGATGCCATCGAGACCGAACTTACGGCAATCATGCGATTCGCCAGTGTCCTGCGGCGGGATATCGATGCCGTGAAAAACGCAATCGAGCTCCCTTGGAGCAACGGTCAAGCCGAAGGCCAGATCAATCGCCTAAAAACACTGAAGCGAGCCATGTATGGCAGAGCCGGGCCAGAACTGATGAGAGCCCGTATGTTACCGTTGAATCACACAAAGTGA
- a CDS encoding NADH dehydrogenase ubiquinone Fe-S protein 4: MHNNTVPTANNHRPDNDNCPVGSFALSFGRSTFPRDAVARIYRPARSAMTSARPRRAWRLSFERRSAPFIEPLMGYTGSRDTLTQVELSFPTREAAIAYAERQGLTYVVQDTSCPDRHDPAARRTMEEQAFFDIVQNRLQHAWLQVSLGT; the protein is encoded by the coding sequence ATGCACAACAATACGGTTCCCACGGCGAACAATCACCGGCCCGACAACGACAATTGTCCGGTCGGTTCTTTCGCGTTGTCCTTCGGACGCTCCACTTTCCCGCGCGATGCGGTTGCGCGCATTTACAGGCCGGCGCGGTCGGCGATGACATCCGCACGGCCTCGTCGGGCCTGGCGGCTATCGTTCGAGCGCCGGAGTGCGCCCTTCATCGAGCCACTGATGGGCTATACCGGCTCCAGGGACACGCTCACCCAGGTAGAACTCAGCTTCCCGACCCGCGAGGCTGCGATCGCTTACGCGGAACGTCAGGGTCTCACCTATGTGGTGCAGGATACTTCATGCCCTGATCGGCACGATCCTGCCGCACGGCGGACAATGGAGGAGCAGGCCTTTTTCGACATTGTCCAGAACCGGCTGCAGCATGCCTGGTTGCAGGTGTCGCTCGGCACTTAA
- a CDS encoding MmgE/PrpD family protein: MSGTETSRKRSGEHGTAELAEFASALSIRDIPEHVVERCVDLFVDWAGSALSGARHHAILAVDDFAKEMGPNHGRSEVLISGRMTSPLFAAMVNAAASHVSEQDDVHNGSVFHPGAVVFPAALAVAQNIGASGRDFLTACVAGYETGIRAGEYLGLPHYKIFHTTGTAGTLAAAAAAGRLLGLGSEQMLNAFGSAGTQAAGVWEFLRDAADSKQLHTGKAAANGMTAASLAARGFTGARRILEGEQGMGAGMSRNCDPAKITAGLGVRWALAETSFKFHASCRHTHPAADALLKILHEHDLRADDIQHVTAHVHQAAIDVLGSVVRPATVHQAKFSMPATLGLIAVHRRAGLDEFDTVLEDEAVRELMRRVDMIFDPEVEQNYPATWMGKVSVTIRGGTVLTARVDEPKGDPGNTLTRDEIEKKRVL; this comes from the coding sequence TTGAGCGGAACGGAGACGAGCCGGAAGCGTTCTGGCGAACATGGCACTGCCGAACTGGCTGAATTCGCGTCAGCGCTGTCCATACGGGATATTCCCGAACATGTCGTCGAACGGTGCGTAGACCTCTTTGTCGATTGGGCCGGATCGGCGCTTTCAGGCGCACGCCATCACGCGATCCTTGCGGTTGACGATTTCGCCAAGGAAATGGGCCCCAACCATGGCCGGTCAGAAGTGCTCATCTCGGGCCGCATGACCTCACCGCTATTCGCCGCGATGGTTAACGCTGCCGCTTCGCACGTCTCTGAGCAGGACGATGTGCACAATGGTTCAGTGTTCCATCCGGGGGCGGTGGTGTTTCCCGCCGCACTGGCCGTGGCCCAGAATATCGGCGCAAGTGGCCGCGACTTCCTGACGGCATGCGTCGCCGGCTATGAGACAGGCATTCGCGCCGGCGAATATCTGGGCCTTCCGCACTACAAGATCTTTCACACCACGGGAACCGCGGGCACTCTCGCTGCGGCCGCTGCTGCTGGCCGGCTGCTTGGGTTGGGCTCTGAGCAGATGCTCAATGCTTTCGGCTCGGCCGGAACCCAGGCCGCGGGTGTATGGGAGTTTCTCAGAGACGCCGCCGACTCCAAGCAGCTCCACACCGGGAAGGCTGCAGCCAACGGGATGACTGCAGCAAGTCTCGCAGCGCGGGGGTTTACCGGCGCACGTCGCATCTTGGAGGGGGAACAAGGCATGGGCGCAGGAATGTCACGAAACTGCGACCCCGCAAAAATCACAGCTGGTCTTGGTGTGAGATGGGCGCTCGCCGAGACCTCCTTTAAGTTTCATGCGTCATGCCGCCACACGCACCCTGCCGCCGACGCTTTGCTAAAAATTCTGCATGAGCACGATCTGCGCGCCGATGATATTCAGCATGTCACCGCTCACGTTCACCAGGCGGCAATCGACGTGCTGGGGTCGGTCGTGCGGCCCGCCACTGTGCATCAGGCGAAATTCTCGATGCCTGCTACGCTGGGGCTCATTGCCGTGCATCGGCGCGCCGGGTTGGACGAATTCGATACGGTCCTGGAGGATGAAGCGGTCCGAGAGCTCATGCGAAGGGTCGACATGATCTTCGACCCGGAAGTGGAGCAGAACTACCCGGCCACCTGGATGGGGAAAGTATCGGTAACGATACGAGGCGGGACGGTTTTGACAGCCCGTGTCGACGAGCCGAAAGGAGACCCCGGTAACACCTTGACGCGCGACGAGATCGAAAAAAAGCGCGTACTCTAG
- a CDS encoding protein dehydratase, with protein MPPVPLPSRMWAGGELRHLRPLPALGTVKRRSVIADVTLKQGRSGPLVLVAVKHKYVADGETAVVETQNIVYRASTVPGPAPAVPPEAAKRVQEVLTPDPILLFRYSAMTFNGHRIHYDRPYACEIEGYPDLVVHGPLQATLLINLAAKACGRIPAVFSYRGLAPCYSGKMLMLCQQGTPTEGTVWCETADGLRTMQGTYQS; from the coding sequence ATGCCTCCTGTGCCTCTGCCTTCGCGCATGTGGGCCGGCGGCGAGTTGCGGCATCTGAGGCCGCTGCCTGCGCTGGGAACCGTCAAGCGCCGGTCGGTCATCGCCGATGTGACCCTGAAACAAGGGCGCAGTGGCCCGCTGGTGTTGGTTGCGGTCAAGCACAAATATGTCGCTGACGGCGAAACCGCGGTTGTCGAGACCCAGAACATTGTTTATCGGGCAAGCACGGTGCCCGGGCCCGCGCCCGCTGTTCCGCCCGAGGCGGCAAAGCGCGTGCAGGAGGTCCTGACGCCCGATCCCATTTTGCTGTTCCGCTATTCAGCAATGACGTTCAACGGCCATCGTATCCACTACGACCGTCCCTATGCCTGCGAAATCGAGGGCTATCCAGACCTGGTGGTTCATGGGCCGCTGCAGGCTACATTACTCATCAATCTGGCCGCGAAGGCATGTGGCCGCATACCGGCAGTTTTCAGCTATCGGGGCTTGGCGCCATGCTATAGCGGCAAGATGTTGATGCTGTGCCAACAGGGGACGCCGACCGAAGGCACGGTGTGGTGCGAGACAGCCGACGGACTGAGAACAATGCAAGGCACATATCAGTCCTGA
- a CDS encoding acyl-CoA dehydrogenase family protein: MQTSAPENHDDLRAALRALCAQFPPEYHRQHGADETYPEEFVEALTRAGWLAAMIPEEYGGSGLGLTEASIIMEEINRSGGNAGHCHGQMYNMGTLLRHGSGEQKRKYLPGIASGELRLQSMAVTEPTTGTDTTKLKTTAVKTGDRYVVNGQKVWISRIRHSDLMILLARTTPINEVKRKAQGLSIFMVDLKKAIGNGMRVSPIANMPGHETYEVFFDELEIPEENLIGEEGRGFYHILDGLNAERTLIAAECIGDGYWFINKARAYAGERIVFDRPIGQNQGVQFPIAKAFVNLEAANLMRFEACRRFDSGGDCGAQANMAKLLAADASWEAANACIQTHGGFGFAREHDVERKFRETRLYQVAPISTSLILSYVAEHILGMPRSF; encoded by the coding sequence ATGCAGACCTCTGCCCCCGAAAACCATGACGATCTGCGCGCGGCGCTGCGCGCGCTCTGCGCGCAATTCCCACCCGAATATCACCGCCAGCATGGTGCGGATGAGACCTACCCCGAAGAGTTTGTTGAGGCGCTGACCCGCGCGGGCTGGCTTGCCGCGATGATCCCCGAAGAATATGGCGGCTCGGGGCTAGGGCTAACCGAGGCCTCGATCATCATGGAGGAGATCAACCGCTCGGGCGGCAACGCTGGCCATTGCCACGGCCAGATGTACAACATGGGCACGCTCCTGCGGCACGGATCGGGAGAGCAGAAGCGGAAATACCTGCCCGGCATCGCCAGCGGCGAACTGCGGCTGCAATCAATGGCCGTGACCGAACCCACCACCGGCACCGATACTACCAAGCTCAAGACCACCGCGGTCAAGACGGGCGACCGCTATGTGGTCAACGGTCAGAAGGTCTGGATCAGCCGAATCCGGCATTCCGACCTAATGATCCTGCTGGCGCGCACGACGCCGATCAATGAGGTCAAGCGCAAGGCGCAGGGCCTGTCGATCTTCATGGTCGATCTGAAAAAGGCGATTGGCAATGGCATGAGAGTAAGCCCGATCGCGAACATGCCGGGGCACGAAACCTACGAGGTTTTCTTCGATGAGCTCGAGATCCCAGAAGAGAACCTGATCGGTGAGGAAGGGCGCGGCTTTTATCATATCCTGGATGGCTTGAATGCTGAGCGCACCCTGATCGCTGCGGAATGTATCGGCGACGGCTACTGGTTCATTAATAAAGCCCGCGCCTATGCGGGGGAGCGGATCGTGTTCGACCGGCCCATCGGCCAGAACCAGGGAGTGCAGTTCCCAATTGCCAAGGCTTTCGTCAACCTCGAGGCAGCCAATCTGATGCGTTTCGAAGCCTGCCGCCGCTTCGATTCCGGCGGCGATTGCGGGGCGCAGGCCAACATGGCCAAGCTGCTTGCCGCCGATGCGTCCTGGGAGGCGGCCAATGCATGCATCCAGACCCATGGCGGGTTCGGGTTCGCCCGGGAGCATGATGTGGAACGCAAGTTTCGCGAAACCCGTCTGTACCAGGTGGCGCCGATATCGACCAGCCTGATCCTGTCCTATGTCGCGGAACACATCCTCGGCATGCCAAGGTCGTTTTGA
- a CDS encoding citryl-CoA lyase has translation MSKRKQKITSNIGWSTPDKICVRGLDLPNEILGHMNLGDLAFLQLTGRKATPEESRVFNAIVITLVEHGITPSALAARMTYMGAPESLQAAVAAGLCGLGMVFVGSMEGASKMLYEALPQDKLGTGADLDAVAAETVEKFRARRAIVPGLGHPVHKPVDPRAPRLFQIAAENGKSGEYVALIQKIQAVAEDKSGKMLPINATGAIGAICCEFGFPWKIVRGFGVMARAIGLVGHILEESENPISYEIWQRAEEEILETSGPGAHRAR, from the coding sequence ATGAGCAAGCGCAAACAAAAAATTACGTCGAATATCGGCTGGAGCACACCCGATAAGATCTGCGTGCGCGGACTCGACCTGCCGAACGAGATCCTGGGCCACATGAACCTCGGCGATCTGGCGTTTCTCCAGTTGACGGGCCGCAAGGCCACGCCCGAGGAGAGCCGGGTGTTCAACGCCATCGTCATCACGCTGGTCGAACATGGTATCACGCCGTCCGCCCTGGCCGCGCGCATGACCTATATGGGCGCGCCGGAATCGCTTCAGGCCGCAGTCGCGGCGGGGCTCTGCGGGCTCGGCATGGTGTTCGTCGGCTCGATGGAAGGCGCCTCAAAGATGCTGTACGAGGCGCTGCCGCAGGACAAGCTGGGCACCGGCGCAGATCTGGATGCTGTCGCCGCTGAAACGGTTGAAAAATTCCGCGCCCGCAGGGCGATCGTTCCTGGGCTGGGCCATCCGGTGCACAAGCCGGTCGATCCCCGCGCGCCGCGGCTTTTCCAGATTGCGGCCGAGAACGGCAAGTCCGGCGAATATGTCGCGCTGATCCAGAAAATTCAGGCCGTGGCCGAAGATAAGTCAGGCAAGATGCTGCCTATCAACGCCACTGGCGCGATCGGAGCGATCTGCTGCGAATTCGGCTTCCCATGGAAGATCGTGCGCGGCTTTGGCGTAATGGCGCGCGCGATCGGGCTGGTGGGCCATATCCTCGAGGAGAGCGAAAATCCGATTTCCTACGAAATATGGCAGCGCGCCGAAGAGGAGATCCTCGAGACCAGCGGCCCTGGCGCGCACAGGGCGAGGTGA
- a CDS encoding SDR family NAD(P)-dependent oxidoreductase gives MGKTLDGKVVLVTGAGGGIGREIALMAAAEGAAVVVNDLGATLKGIGHTLTAAQTVVDEIKAAGGDAIADGGSVTDPDAARAMVEAAVKEFGRIDAVVNNAGILRDGFFHKMSHEDFDAVVKVHLYGAFNTSRAATDYFREQEGGALVHMTSTSGLIGNYAQVNYSAAKLGIAAFSRSVALDLKRWNVRSNCIAPFAWSRMISSIKTDTPEQEARVEKIKKMTPAKVAPMACYLLSDQAAEISGQIFAVRMNEIFLMSQPRPVRSVHSGDGWTAETIAEHAIPALKSHFTPLEVSADVFSWDPV, from the coding sequence ATGGGAAAGACGCTGGATGGAAAGGTTGTGCTGGTCACCGGCGCGGGCGGCGGGATCGGCCGCGAGATCGCCCTGATGGCGGCAGCCGAGGGAGCGGCGGTCGTGGTCAACGATTTGGGCGCGACGCTCAAGGGTATTGGCCACACTCTCACCGCAGCGCAAACGGTCGTGGACGAGATCAAGGCCGCCGGTGGCGACGCCATCGCCGATGGCGGCAGCGTAACCGACCCGGACGCGGCCCGGGCCATGGTCGAGGCCGCCGTGAAGGAATTCGGCCGCATCGATGCAGTCGTGAACAATGCCGGAATCCTGCGCGACGGCTTCTTTCACAAGATGAGCCACGAGGATTTCGATGCGGTGGTGAAGGTACACCTCTACGGCGCCTTCAATACCTCGCGCGCCGCGACGGATTATTTCCGCGAGCAGGAAGGCGGCGCACTGGTGCACATGACCTCGACCTCGGGCCTGATCGGCAATTACGCCCAGGTGAACTATTCGGCGGCCAAACTGGGTATTGCGGCCTTTTCGAGATCCGTCGCGCTTGACCTCAAACGCTGGAACGTGCGGTCCAACTGCATCGCGCCCTTCGCCTGGAGCCGGATGATTTCCTCGATCAAGACCGACACGCCGGAACAGGAGGCGCGGGTCGAGAAGATCAAGAAGATGACGCCCGCCAAGGTCGCGCCGATGGCCTGCTATCTGCTGAGCGATCAGGCCGCAGAGATCTCGGGTCAGATCTTTGCAGTTCGGATGAACGAAATCTTCCTGATGAGCCAGCCGCGGCCGGTGCGTTCGGTGCATTCCGGCGACGGCTGGACCGCCGAAACGATCGCCGAGCATGCCATTCCCGCGCTCAAGTCGCATTTCACGCCGCTTGAAGTGTCGGCGGACGTCTTTTCCTGGGATCCGGTTTGA
- a CDS encoding hydroxymethylglutaryl-CoA lyase, with product MTDFPKFVEFREEGPREGFQIESKPYPIEQRIELIDMLSDTGLNRIQVGSFVSPRYVPQMSDTGELFQRIKRKPGVKYTSLWLNEKGFRKALTAHEVDIDPRLLFYPSEAFAQANNNCSSAEMRERQREWVRLYREAGYTVDAAYVMTAFGCNLQGPIPQEQVLNDFRFVLQLCEEEDIPVPILVIADTMGWGNPEAVKRMIGALREIAPGARIGMHLHDTRGLGIANIHAALSMGVDMFESSVAGLGGCPFAGHGNARAAGNVCTEDAVFLCHELGIETGIDLDKLIAASVKAEEIIGAPLMGRVMHSGGLAKYRKAR from the coding sequence ATGACCGACTTTCCCAAGTTCGTAGAGTTTCGTGAAGAAGGCCCGCGCGAGGGCTTTCAGATCGAAAGCAAGCCCTACCCCATCGAACAGCGGATCGAACTGATCGACATGCTCAGCGATACCGGGCTGAATCGCATTCAGGTGGGTAGCTTCGTCAGCCCCAGATACGTGCCGCAGATGTCTGATACGGGCGAGCTGTTCCAGCGCATCAAGCGCAAGCCCGGTGTGAAATACACCTCGCTCTGGCTGAACGAGAAGGGGTTCCGCAAGGCGTTGACCGCGCATGAAGTCGATATCGACCCGCGTCTTTTGTTCTATCCGTCTGAAGCTTTCGCACAGGCAAACAACAACTGCTCCTCAGCGGAGATGCGCGAGCGGCAGCGCGAGTGGGTGCGGCTCTACAGGGAAGCGGGCTACACCGTCGATGCGGCCTATGTGATGACCGCGTTCGGCTGCAACCTGCAGGGACCGATTCCGCAGGAGCAGGTCCTGAACGACTTCCGCTTTGTCCTCCAACTTTGCGAGGAAGAGGATATTCCGGTACCTATCCTCGTGATCGCCGACACGATGGGCTGGGGCAACCCAGAGGCGGTCAAGCGCATGATCGGCGCCCTGCGCGAGATTGCGCCCGGGGCGCGCATCGGAATGCATCTTCACGACACGCGCGGGCTGGGCATCGCCAACATCCATGCGGCGTTGTCAATGGGGGTGGACATGTTCGAAAGCTCGGTCGCCGGCCTTGGCGGCTGCCCCTTCGCCGGCCACGGCAACGCGCGCGCCGCGGGCAATGTCTGCACCGAGGACGCGGTTTTTCTGTGCCACGAGCTGGGCATCGAGACGGGCATCGACCTGGACAAGCTGATCGCCGCCTCGGTCAAGGCCGAAGAGATCATCGGCGCGCCTCTGATGGGCCGGGTGATGCATTCCGGCGGCCTCGCAAAATATCGCAAGGCGCGATGA